One genomic window of Arthrobacter sp. KBS0703 includes the following:
- a CDS encoding class I SAM-dependent methyltransferase, producing MSEAPQDQIAHLLTEEGWELLASLGPYREDQSFALNSSLRKAGHSPELVSAVLTQSRLRTKAEAKFGEFARQMLFTQAGLEQATRLTVAARHAQRFAEAGVRHVADLGCGLGADSMALASLDIAVTAVEVDETTAACATINLIPFPHATVVHSDATAVPLGDEDGVWLDPARRTTSTSGTTRIWDPEAFSPPFSFAESLAASGRAVGVKMGPGMPHDSVPQGCEAQWVSVGGDVTEVALWFNAVARPGIRRAALVIGPQGAAELTSREGFDGGPVAPVGPVEGYLYEPDGAVIRAGLVADLALELGGHLVDEHIAYICGPNLVDTPFARAYRVSEVMPYNVKALKAWVKQHGIGVLDIKKRGTSVTPEELRKQLLPGGKSGKSAGKQTATLVLTRIGEERVAVSVEPL from the coding sequence ATGTCTGAAGCACCGCAGGACCAGATCGCCCACCTCCTCACCGAGGAAGGATGGGAGCTCCTGGCGTCGCTGGGACCGTACCGGGAGGACCAGTCCTTCGCGCTCAACTCCAGCCTCCGCAAGGCGGGGCACTCCCCCGAGCTCGTGTCCGCAGTGCTGACCCAGTCCCGGCTGCGCACCAAAGCTGAGGCCAAGTTCGGCGAGTTCGCCCGGCAGATGCTGTTCACCCAGGCGGGCCTTGAGCAGGCCACGCGGCTCACCGTCGCAGCCAGGCACGCCCAGCGCTTCGCGGAGGCGGGCGTCCGGCACGTGGCCGACCTTGGCTGCGGCCTCGGCGCGGATTCCATGGCACTGGCATCCCTCGACATTGCGGTGACGGCCGTGGAGGTCGACGAGACCACCGCCGCCTGCGCCACCATCAACCTCATCCCCTTCCCGCACGCCACCGTGGTGCACTCGGACGCGACCGCGGTGCCGCTCGGCGACGAGGACGGCGTCTGGCTGGATCCCGCCCGGCGGACCACGTCCACCTCCGGAACCACCAGGATCTGGGACCCGGAGGCCTTTTCGCCTCCGTTCTCCTTCGCGGAGTCGCTCGCCGCCTCCGGGCGCGCCGTCGGCGTCAAGATGGGGCCCGGCATGCCGCACGACTCCGTCCCCCAGGGCTGCGAAGCGCAGTGGGTTTCGGTGGGCGGCGACGTCACCGAAGTGGCCCTCTGGTTCAACGCCGTGGCGCGCCCGGGCATCCGGCGGGCAGCGCTCGTCATCGGGCCGCAGGGAGCAGCGGAGCTCACCAGCAGGGAAGGGTTCGACGGCGGACCGGTAGCCCCCGTGGGCCCGGTGGAGGGCTACCTGTACGAACCGGACGGCGCCGTGATCCGGGCCGGCCTCGTGGCCGACCTCGCCCTCGAGCTGGGCGGCCACCTGGTTGACGAGCACATCGCCTACATCTGCGGCCCGAACCTCGTGGACACCCCCTTCGCCCGGGCGTACAGGGTCAGCGAGGTCATGCCGTACAACGTGAAGGCGCTCAAGGCCTGGGTCAAGCAGCACGGCATCGGGGTGCTGGACATCAAGAAGCGGGGCACGTCCGTCACCCCCGAGGAGCTGCGGAAGCAGCTGCTGCCCGGCGGAAAGTCCGGGAAAAGCGCCGGAAAGCAGACAGCCACCCTGGTCCTCACCCGGATCGGGGAGGAGAGGGTGGCCGTCTCGGTTGAGCCGCTGTAG
- a CDS encoding shikimate 5-dehydrogenase has translation MPILNKDMTLCISLSARPSNNGTRFHNYLYDQLGLNWIYKAFAPTDLAQAIAGVRGLGIRGCAVSMPYKEDVIALVDVMDPSAKAIDSVNTIVNDAGRLTAYNTDYTAIEQLLERNAVPTEYSVLLKGAGGMAKATAAALRDAGFKDVTIIARNEAAGRALADLYGFAWRADLGSGPDATADMIINVTPVGMAGGPDAESLSFPAEAVDAANVVFDVVALPPETPLIKAARAAGKKVITGAEVATIQALEQFVLYTGIRPTDRQVRDAEAFVRAQ, from the coding sequence GTGCCGATTCTGAATAAAGACATGACCCTGTGCATCTCCCTCTCGGCCCGGCCGAGCAACAACGGGACGCGCTTCCACAACTACCTTTACGACCAGCTTGGCCTGAACTGGATCTACAAGGCCTTTGCGCCCACAGACCTGGCCCAGGCGATCGCCGGGGTCCGCGGCCTGGGGATCCGGGGCTGCGCCGTGTCGATGCCGTACAAGGAAGACGTGATTGCCCTCGTGGACGTCATGGACCCGTCGGCCAAGGCGATCGATTCGGTCAACACCATCGTCAACGACGCCGGCCGGCTGACTGCCTACAACACCGACTACACGGCGATTGAGCAGCTGCTCGAACGCAATGCTGTTCCGACGGAGTACTCCGTGCTGCTCAAAGGTGCCGGCGGAATGGCCAAGGCCACGGCGGCGGCGCTGCGCGATGCGGGCTTCAAGGACGTCACCATCATCGCCCGTAACGAGGCCGCCGGACGCGCGCTCGCCGACCTCTACGGTTTCGCCTGGCGCGCCGACCTTGGCTCCGGGCCGGACGCAACGGCGGACATGATCATCAATGTCACGCCGGTTGGCATGGCCGGCGGGCCGGACGCCGAATCACTGTCGTTCCCGGCAGAGGCCGTCGACGCCGCCAACGTGGTGTTCGACGTCGTGGCCCTGCCTCCCGAGACGCCGCTCATCAAGGCGGCACGGGCAGCCGGAAAGAAGGTTATTACGGGCGCGGAGGTCGCCACCATCCAGGCGCTGGAGCAGTTTGTGCTGTACACCGGCATCCGCCCCACCGACCGCCAGGTGCGCGACGCCGAAGCCTTCGTCCGCGCGCAGTAG
- the groES gene encoding co-chaperone GroES — MSVSIKPLEDRIVVRPLEAEQTTASGLVIPDSAQEKPQEGEVVAVGPGRFDDNGNRVPIDVAIGDVVIYSKYGGTEVKTGGTEYLVLSARDVLAIVVK, encoded by the coding sequence GTGTCGGTCTCTATTAAGCCTCTTGAGGATCGTATTGTTGTCCGCCCGCTCGAAGCCGAGCAGACCACGGCTTCCGGCCTGGTCATCCCGGACTCCGCGCAGGAGAAGCCGCAGGAAGGCGAAGTTGTTGCAGTAGGCCCCGGCCGCTTCGATGACAACGGCAACCGCGTTCCGATCGACGTAGCCATCGGCGACGTCGTTATCTACTCCAAGTACGGCGGAACCGAAGTCAAGACCGGTGGCACCGAGTACCTCGTGCTGTCTGCCCGGGACGTTCTGGCGATCGTCGTAAAGTAA
- the groL gene encoding chaperonin GroEL (60 kDa chaperone family; promotes refolding of misfolded polypeptides especially under stressful conditions; forms two stacked rings of heptamers to form a barrel-shaped 14mer; ends can be capped by GroES; misfolded proteins enter the barrel where they are refolded when GroES binds), with translation MAKQLAFNDAARRSLEAGIDKLANTVKVTLGPRGRNVVLDKKWGAPTITNDGVTIAREVELDDPYENLGAQLAKEVATKTNDVAGDGTTTATVLAQALVKEGLRNVAAGAAPGQIKRGIEVSVEAVAARLLENARPVEGTQVANVAAISAQSDEIGELLAEAFGKVGKDGVITIEESSTTQTELVLTEGMQFDKGYLSPYFVTDAERQEAVLEDALILINQGKISSVQEFLPLLEKALQSSKPLFIIAEDVDGEALSTLIVNRIRGTLNVVAVKAPGFGDRRKAMLQDIATLTGAQVVSPELGLSLDSVGLEVLGTARRITVTKDSTTIVDGAGSAEDVAARVAQLRAELTRTDSDWDKEKLQERLAKLAGGIGVIKVGAATEVELKEKKHRIEDAVSSTRAALEEGIVAGGGSALIHALKALDEDPAVTALEGDAAAAVGIVRRALVQPLRWIAQNAGFDGYVVAAKVAEQDTNGGFNAKTGEYVDLIAAGVIDPVKVTRAALRNAASIAALVLTTETLVVEKPADEQEHAGHSH, from the coding sequence ATGGCAAAGCAGCTTGCGTTTAACGACGCTGCCCGCCGGTCTCTTGAAGCCGGCATCGACAAGCTCGCCAACACCGTCAAGGTGACGCTCGGCCCGCGCGGCCGCAACGTCGTGCTGGACAAGAAGTGGGGCGCCCCCACGATCACCAACGATGGCGTGACCATCGCCCGGGAAGTCGAGCTGGATGACCCGTACGAGAACCTTGGTGCCCAGCTGGCCAAGGAAGTAGCCACCAAGACGAACGACGTCGCCGGCGACGGCACCACCACCGCCACCGTGCTCGCACAGGCCCTGGTCAAGGAAGGACTGCGCAACGTTGCTGCCGGCGCCGCCCCGGGCCAGATCAAGCGCGGCATCGAGGTTTCCGTGGAAGCCGTTGCTGCCCGCCTGCTCGAGAACGCCCGCCCGGTCGAAGGCACCCAGGTTGCCAACGTCGCTGCCATTTCGGCACAGAGCGACGAAATCGGCGAGCTCCTGGCCGAGGCATTCGGCAAGGTCGGCAAGGATGGTGTGATCACCATCGAGGAATCCTCCACCACGCAGACCGAACTGGTCCTCACCGAGGGCATGCAGTTCGACAAGGGCTACCTGTCCCCGTACTTCGTCACCGACGCGGAACGCCAGGAAGCAGTCCTCGAGGACGCCCTCATCCTGATCAACCAGGGCAAGATCTCCTCGGTGCAGGAATTCCTGCCGCTGCTGGAGAAGGCCCTGCAGAGCTCCAAGCCGCTGTTCATCATTGCCGAGGACGTCGACGGCGAGGCGCTCTCTACGCTGATCGTTAACCGCATCCGCGGCACGCTGAACGTCGTTGCCGTCAAGGCTCCGGGCTTCGGTGACCGCCGCAAGGCCATGCTGCAGGACATCGCCACCCTGACGGGTGCGCAGGTTGTTTCCCCGGAGCTGGGCCTGAGCCTGGATTCCGTTGGCCTTGAGGTGCTGGGCACTGCCCGCCGCATCACGGTCACCAAGGACAGCACCACCATCGTTGACGGTGCCGGCTCGGCCGAGGACGTCGCGGCACGCGTCGCCCAACTGCGCGCCGAGCTGACGCGCACCGACTCCGACTGGGACAAGGAAAAGCTTCAGGAACGCCTGGCCAAGCTTGCCGGCGGCATCGGCGTGATCAAGGTCGGCGCAGCCACCGAGGTTGAGCTGAAGGAAAAGAAGCACCGCATCGAAGATGCAGTGTCCTCCACCCGCGCTGCCCTCGAAGAAGGCATCGTTGCCGGTGGCGGTTCCGCCCTCATCCACGCCCTGAAGGCACTGGACGAGGATCCCGCCGTCACCGCGCTCGAAGGTGACGCAGCAGCTGCTGTGGGCATCGTCCGCCGCGCACTGGTCCAGCCGCTGCGCTGGATTGCCCAGAACGCCGGCTTCGACGGCTACGTGGTTGCTGCCAAGGTAGCCGAGCAGGACACCAACGGCGGCTTCAACGCCAAGACCGGCGAGTACGTTGACCTGATCGCTGCGGGCGTCATTGACCCCGTCAAGGTCACCCGGGCGGCCCTTCGCAACGCGGCCTCCATCGCCGCGCTGGTCCTCACCACCGAGACCCTCGTGGTGGAGAAGCCTGCCGACGAACAAGAGCACGCAGGCCACAGCCACTAG
- the guaB gene encoding IMP dehydrogenase → MTQPEHDPFGFVGLTYDDVLLLPGHTDVIPSDADTSSRISKRITVQTPLLSAAMDTVTESRMAIAMARQGGLGVVHRNLSIDDQADQVDRVKRSESGMITNPLTIRPEATLQELDDLCAQYRVSGLPVVDEGNRLLGIVTNRDTRFVPEADFPLRLVSDVMTKMPLVTGHVGISREEASHKLATNKIEKLPLVDEQGRLKGLITTKDFTKAEQYPLATKDDEGRLRVGAAIGFFGDGWERAMKLVDAGVDALFVDTANGHSQGVLDMIRRLKSDPVAAHVDIIGGQAATREGAQALIDAGADGIKVGVGPGSICTTRVVAGVGVPQITAIYESAKAAIPAGVPLIADGGLQYSGDIGKALVAGADTVMLGSLLAGCDESPGELIFVNGKQFKSYRGMGSLGAMQSRGKNTSYSKDRYFQADVSGDDKLIPEGIEGRVAYRGPLASVAYQLVGGLRQTMFYVGSPTIAELKSRGKFVRITPAGLKESHPHDIQMTVEAPNYGSR, encoded by the coding sequence ATGACCCAGCCCGAACACGACCCCTTCGGCTTCGTTGGCCTGACGTACGACGACGTCCTGCTGCTTCCCGGCCACACGGACGTCATCCCGTCCGATGCCGACACCTCCTCCCGGATCTCCAAGCGGATCACCGTGCAGACGCCGCTGCTCTCTGCCGCCATGGACACCGTCACCGAGTCCCGCATGGCCATCGCCATGGCGCGGCAGGGCGGCCTGGGCGTCGTGCACCGCAACCTCTCCATCGATGACCAGGCCGATCAGGTGGACCGCGTCAAGCGCAGCGAATCCGGCATGATCACCAACCCGCTGACCATCCGCCCCGAGGCCACGCTGCAGGAACTCGACGACCTCTGTGCGCAGTACCGGGTGTCCGGACTTCCCGTCGTCGACGAAGGCAACCGGCTCCTGGGCATCGTGACCAACCGCGACACCCGCTTCGTGCCGGAGGCGGACTTCCCGCTGCGCCTCGTCAGCGACGTCATGACCAAGATGCCGCTGGTCACCGGGCACGTCGGCATCAGCCGCGAAGAGGCCTCGCACAAGCTGGCCACAAACAAGATCGAGAAGCTGCCCCTCGTGGACGAGCAGGGCCGGCTCAAGGGCCTCATCACCACGAAGGACTTCACCAAGGCCGAGCAGTACCCGCTCGCCACGAAGGACGACGAAGGCAGGCTGCGCGTCGGCGCCGCCATCGGTTTCTTCGGTGACGGCTGGGAACGCGCCATGAAGCTCGTGGACGCCGGCGTTGACGCGCTCTTCGTGGACACCGCCAACGGGCACTCGCAGGGCGTGCTGGACATGATCCGCCGCCTGAAGTCCGATCCGGTCGCGGCGCACGTGGACATCATCGGCGGCCAGGCCGCCACCCGCGAAGGCGCGCAGGCCCTGATCGACGCCGGCGCCGACGGCATCAAGGTGGGCGTGGGCCCGGGATCGATCTGCACCACCCGTGTGGTGGCCGGTGTGGGCGTTCCCCAGATCACCGCCATCTACGAATCCGCCAAGGCGGCCATCCCGGCCGGCGTTCCGCTGATCGCCGACGGCGGCCTCCAGTACTCGGGCGACATCGGCAAGGCGCTGGTGGCCGGCGCTGACACCGTCATGCTCGGCTCGCTGCTGGCAGGCTGTGACGAGTCCCCGGGCGAGCTGATCTTCGTCAACGGCAAGCAGTTCAAGAGCTACCGCGGCATGGGTTCGCTGGGCGCCATGCAGTCCCGCGGCAAGAACACCTCGTACTCCAAGGACCGCTACTTCCAGGCCGACGTCTCCGGCGATGACAAGCTCATCCCCGAAGGCATCGAAGGCCGCGTGGCCTACCGCGGGCCGCTGGCCTCCGTCGCGTACCAGTTGGTGGGCGGCCTGCGCCAGACCATGTTCTACGTGGGCTCGCCGACCATCGCCGAACTGAAGTCCCGAGGCAAGTTCGTCCGCATCACCCCGGCCGGGCTCAAGGAATCGCACCCGCACGACATCCAGATGACGGTCGAGGCGCCGAACTACGGTTCACGCTAG
- a CDS encoding glycoside hydrolase family 3 N-terminal domain-containing protein, whose amino-acid sequence MAWLQSARDSFHKTSFPHHTKDRPARCRPAGTAAALAALLALASCTAPPPSPPSGAAAPETPASRGQGGSPTTAAPPPASTAPKTADRKRGTAPLGWGPQQRDLDAASGAVAGMTLAQKAGQVLLPSYAGLDPRTQAATVERLHLAGSMIMGENVAGAPRRAGRRAGAGRRDPAAGRGVAVRRTHLARPDRRGPGRGVVSRVGAPLTGWPSPMSYGAAGSVPLATQAGTGLAAELAALGFTVDFAPDADATIGPADPTIGARSMSADPRAAGILSVGFSKGMLAAGVLPVAKHFPGHGSVTADSHKDMPVQKATVAQLKARDWKPFQAAVAAGSPMIMTGHIAVPALEPGVPASISKATYAALRGMGFKGVAVTDALNMGAVSGRYPHDSAAPAALAAGADLLLMPVDVNAAHSAIVNAVGAGTLPLPRLDEAARRVVTMMIWQGRTKPHHAPAAPGSGEAVSANVSARAVTVLAGRCRGPHLAGRVRVAGGTAGDRARFAAAATAQGVTLGAGPLVSLIGYGGSPAGGDIAVALDAPWPLAGSAAPTKIALYGRTPGAFKALLAVLAGKAAATGKLPAAVGPYRPGSGCR is encoded by the coding sequence ATGGCTTGGTTACAGAGCGCGCGTGACAGTTTTCACAAGACCAGCTTCCCCCACCACACCAAAGACCGGCCCGCCCGCTGCAGGCCTGCCGGGACGGCGGCGGCCCTCGCGGCGCTGCTCGCCCTGGCGTCCTGCACGGCCCCGCCGCCGTCACCGCCGTCGGGGGCGGCTGCTCCGGAGACCCCTGCTTCTCGCGGCCAGGGCGGATCCCCGACGACGGCCGCGCCGCCCCCCGCTTCCACCGCACCGAAGACCGCGGACCGGAAACGCGGAACGGCGCCGCTGGGCTGGGGGCCGCAGCAGCGGGACCTCGATGCGGCAAGCGGCGCCGTCGCCGGCATGACGCTGGCCCAGAAGGCCGGGCAGGTGCTCCTGCCGTCCTATGCCGGCCTCGACCCCCGGACCCAGGCCGCCACGGTGGAGCGGCTTCACCTCGCCGGATCGATGATCATGGGCGAGAACGTGGCGGGGGCTCCCCGACGGGCGGGTCGACGTGCCGGCGCTGGCCGCCGTGACCCGGCGGCTGGACGCGGCGTCGCGGTCCGGCGGACGCACCTGGCCCGGCCTGATAGGCGTGGACCAGGAAGGGGAGTGGTGTCCCGGGTGGGTGCTCCGCTCACCGGCTGGCCGTCCCCCATGAGCTACGGCGCGGCCGGAAGCGTTCCGCTGGCAACCCAGGCCGGCACCGGGCTGGCGGCGGAACTCGCGGCCCTGGGCTTCACGGTGGACTTCGCTCCCGACGCCGATGCCACGATCGGTCCCGCTGACCCCACCATCGGGGCCCGGTCCATGTCCGCGGACCCCCGCGCGGCGGGAATCCTGAGCGTCGGCTTCTCCAAGGGCATGCTGGCGGCCGGTGTGCTGCCCGTCGCCAAGCACTTTCCGGGGCACGGCTCCGTGACGGCCGATTCCCACAAGGACATGCCGGTCCAGAAGGCCACGGTGGCCCAGCTGAAGGCCAGGGACTGGAAGCCCTTCCAGGCGGCCGTGGCCGCCGGGTCTCCGATGATCATGACCGGACACATCGCCGTTCCGGCCCTGGAACCGGGCGTGCCGGCGTCGATCTCGAAGGCCACCTACGCAGCCCTGCGGGGCATGGGGTTCAAGGGAGTGGCCGTCACGGACGCCCTCAACATGGGCGCCGTGAGCGGCAGGTACCCGCACGACTCCGCCGCGCCCGCCGCGCTGGCAGCCGGTGCCGACCTGCTGCTAATGCCCGTTGACGTCAACGCGGCGCACTCGGCCATCGTCAACGCCGTTGGGGCGGGAACGCTTCCGCTGCCGCGCCTGGATGAGGCCGCCCGGCGTGTGGTCACGATGATGATCTGGCAGGGGCGCACGAAACCGCATCACGCTCCCGCGGCGCCCGGCAGCGGCGAGGCCGTGTCCGCCAACGTCTCCGCCCGCGCCGTCACGGTTCTGGCCGGGCGGTGCAGGGGTCCGCACCTGGCGGGCCGCGTCCGGGTGGCCGGCGGCACGGCGGGGGACCGGGCCCGCTTTGCCGCCGCCGCCACGGCCCAGGGGGTCACGCTGGGGGCGGGGCCGCTGGTCAGCCTCATCGGATACGGCGGTTCTCCCGCGGGCGGCGACATTGCCGTGGCGCTGGATGCGCCCTGGCCGCTGGCCGGTTCCGCCGCGCCCACCAAGATCGCCCTGTACGGCCGGACGCCCGGTGCGTTCAAGGCGCTCCTGGCGGTCCTGGCAGGCAAGGCCGCAGCCACCGGGAAGCTGCCGGCCGCCGTCGGACCCTACCGCCCGGGTTCCGGCTGCCGCTGA
- a CDS encoding DUF389 domain-containing protein: MIVQMRVCVPAELSKLVADSCQQQAGVAEVALHSGASVLPKGDVIVVQIARESVEELMEKLRALDIDARGSVAVSIPEFVLSERADKAEESAPGEGADSVIWDEVSRQTGEESRLSWSFLAFLVLATLLAAIGIVTDSTIAIVGAMAVGPEFGPLAALAVAVVRGNWRLGRRAALALGVGFPAAMLTTALVTWLSLPAGLFARDVLDRASSAEFIYHPGPFSLIVAVLAGAAGMLSVISRRSAALIGVFISVTTVPAAGFVAVALVLGEFNKAAGSALQLLVNLGGIVAAAVAVLYFYRLVAKRLPDGTASRLRRQALRAQR; the protein is encoded by the coding sequence GTGATCGTACAGATGCGCGTCTGCGTGCCGGCCGAGCTGTCCAAACTGGTGGCCGATTCCTGTCAGCAGCAGGCCGGCGTGGCCGAGGTGGCGCTGCACTCGGGCGCCTCCGTGCTGCCCAAGGGGGATGTCATCGTGGTGCAGATCGCCCGGGAGTCGGTGGAGGAGCTGATGGAGAAGCTCCGCGCCCTGGACATCGACGCTCGGGGTTCCGTTGCAGTGTCGATCCCGGAGTTTGTCCTGTCCGAGCGGGCGGACAAAGCCGAGGAATCCGCACCGGGGGAGGGTGCAGACTCGGTCATTTGGGACGAGGTTTCCCGCCAGACGGGTGAGGAATCCAGGCTCAGCTGGAGCTTCCTGGCGTTCCTCGTGCTGGCCACGCTGCTCGCGGCGATCGGCATCGTCACGGACTCCACCATCGCGATAGTCGGCGCCATGGCGGTGGGGCCGGAATTCGGACCGCTCGCCGCGTTGGCAGTCGCCGTCGTGCGGGGAAACTGGCGGCTCGGGCGCCGGGCGGCGCTTGCCCTCGGCGTCGGTTTCCCCGCCGCGATGCTCACCACCGCGCTGGTCACCTGGCTCTCGCTCCCCGCGGGCCTCTTCGCCCGGGACGTCCTGGACCGGGCTTCGTCGGCCGAGTTCATCTATCACCCCGGTCCGTTCTCCCTGATCGTGGCGGTGCTCGCCGGCGCTGCCGGAATGCTTTCGGTGATCAGCAGGCGTTCGGCTGCGCTGATTGGCGTCTTCATTTCCGTCACCACCGTGCCGGCGGCCGGCTTCGTCGCCGTGGCCCTCGTCCTGGGTGAGTTCAACAAGGCCGCCGGATCGGCCCTGCAGCTGCTGGTGAACCTCGGCGGCATTGTGGCGGCCGCCGTCGCCGTCCTGTACTTCTACCGCCTGGTGGCCAAGCGGCTGCCCGACGGCACCGCGTCACGGCTGCGGCGGCAGGCACTCCGCGCCCAGCGCTGA
- a CDS encoding acyltransferase family protein gives MDPPHQEPDHASHREPRAARVRAKAGYRPEVQGLRALAVLMVVTYHVWLGRVSGGVDIFLLISAFLLTLSFVRKVESGKPLRLLSHWLHLFKRLIPAAVVVILGVLAGTWLVIPQSRWPDVLNEAWASLLYRQNWLLAETAVDYYAQDHAGASPLQHFWSLSIQGQVFILWPLIFAGAALVWRILQRRRNVSYRLVLMVAFSGIFIASLIFSVDQTATNQAYAYFDTRTRLWEFALGSLLALSLPYLKPGKALRVVLGWAGLVGMISCGLVLTVDRSFPGFIALWPTLAAAAIIVAGQSGSRYGVDRILSSKPLVALGDNSYALYLWHWPILVFALAGTGIVAPNLVQGLAIVTAAVVLAVLTTRFVEKPLREWHWPQLRAWRTAVVIVACGALLAGPVAVWQTRLTADEAAAAAQPRELTPGAAALAPENAGKPTPEATVIPAPAAMKNEWANIDGLCTDGNVPSDPLLSGCLQNSRPDKVKKRIVVLGDSHAQQYMAALGPVAKEHGWEVVTLLKGNCRFGAESPERDADCNAFNKASAAYVMEHKPDAVFTVASLTHKEAPFETEVPGYLDGIRPFTEAGMDVVGIRDNPRFSINMPECVQKHGADAPECNAPRGESLADSSPLDAYRGRVDGLHLMDMSDFICADGICPAVVGNVYVYKDDNHLTKTYVQTMIPMFEKRLLATTGWK, from the coding sequence ATGGACCCGCCGCACCAGGAACCGGATCATGCCTCACACCGGGAGCCGCGGGCTGCCCGGGTAAGGGCCAAGGCGGGGTACCGCCCCGAGGTCCAGGGCCTCCGCGCACTCGCCGTGCTTATGGTGGTCACCTACCATGTGTGGCTCGGCCGCGTCTCCGGCGGCGTGGACATCTTCCTGCTGATTTCGGCGTTCCTGCTGACCCTGTCGTTCGTCCGGAAAGTGGAGAGCGGCAAGCCGCTCCGCCTGCTGAGCCACTGGCTGCACCTCTTCAAACGGCTGATTCCCGCCGCGGTTGTGGTGATCCTTGGTGTCCTTGCGGGCACGTGGCTGGTGATCCCGCAGAGCCGCTGGCCCGACGTCCTCAATGAGGCCTGGGCTTCGCTGCTCTACCGGCAGAACTGGCTGCTGGCCGAAACCGCCGTGGACTACTACGCCCAGGACCACGCCGGAGCCAGCCCGCTGCAGCATTTCTGGTCCTTGTCCATCCAGGGCCAGGTCTTCATCCTGTGGCCCCTCATCTTCGCCGGCGCCGCCCTGGTGTGGCGGATCCTGCAACGCCGCCGGAACGTCAGCTACCGGCTGGTCCTGATGGTCGCCTTCAGCGGCATCTTCATCGCCTCACTCATCTTCTCGGTCGACCAGACCGCCACCAACCAGGCCTACGCCTACTTTGATACCCGGACGCGCCTCTGGGAGTTCGCGCTGGGATCCCTCCTGGCCCTGTCACTGCCCTACCTGAAGCCCGGCAAGGCCCTCCGGGTGGTGCTCGGCTGGGCGGGGCTCGTTGGCATGATCTCCTGCGGCCTGGTGCTCACGGTGGACCGTTCGTTTCCCGGCTTCATCGCGCTCTGGCCCACGCTGGCGGCGGCGGCCATCATCGTGGCCGGCCAGAGCGGCAGCCGTTACGGCGTGGACCGCATCCTGAGCTCGAAGCCCCTGGTGGCGCTCGGGGACAACTCCTACGCCCTGTACCTCTGGCACTGGCCCATCCTGGTCTTTGCGCTGGCGGGCACCGGAATCGTCGCCCCCAACCTCGTCCAGGGCCTGGCGATCGTGACCGCCGCGGTGGTGCTTGCCGTGCTGACCACCCGCTTCGTGGAAAAGCCGCTGCGTGAATGGCACTGGCCGCAGCTGCGGGCCTGGCGTACCGCCGTCGTGATTGTTGCCTGCGGTGCCCTGCTGGCCGGTCCCGTGGCCGTCTGGCAGACGCGCCTGACCGCGGACGAAGCGGCGGCAGCCGCGCAGCCGCGCGAGCTGACGCCGGGTGCGGCGGCGCTGGCTCCCGAAAATGCGGGCAAGCCGACTCCCGAAGCCACCGTGATTCCGGCACCTGCCGCCATGAAGAACGAGTGGGCGAACATCGACGGACTGTGCACGGACGGCAACGTTCCCAGCGACCCGCTGCTCAGCGGATGCCTGCAGAACAGCAGGCCGGACAAAGTGAAGAAGCGCATTGTGGTGCTCGGCGACTCCCACGCCCAGCAGTACATGGCGGCGCTCGGCCCCGTCGCCAAGGAGCACGGCTGGGAAGTGGTGACGCTCCTGAAAGGCAACTGCCGGTTCGGCGCCGAATCGCCCGAGCGCGACGCCGACTGCAACGCCTTCAACAAAGCCAGCGCCGCCTACGTGATGGAGCACAAGCCCGATGCCGTGTTCACGGTGGCGTCCCTGACGCACAAAGAAGCCCCCTTCGAGACCGAAGTCCCCGGCTACCTGGACGGCATCAGGCCGTTCACAGAAGCAGGGATGGACGTCGTGGGCATCCGGGACAATCCGCGCTTCAGCATCAACATGCCCGAGTGCGTCCAGAAGCACGGCGCCGATGCACCCGAATGCAACGCGCCGCGGGGCGAGTCCCTCGCGGACTCATCGCCGCTGGACGCCTACCGGGGCAGGGTGGACGGCCTGCACCTGATGGACATGAGCGACTTCATCTGCGCGGACGGCATCTGCCCTGCGGTGGTGGGCAACGTGTACGTCTACAAGGACGACAACCACCTCACCAAGACGTATGTGCAGACGATGATCCCGATGTTCGAAAAGCGCCTCCTCGCCACCACCGGCTGGAAATAG